In Papaver somniferum cultivar HN1 chromosome 1, ASM357369v1, whole genome shotgun sequence, a genomic segment contains:
- the LOC113295388 gene encoding uncharacterized protein LOC113295388 produces the protein MDEQEQEAKPTAPPPPQPSTVARDDAAATPPPERAKSTSTPLRFDPSRMIGIIRRKAMIKDLAAVYHAECLAYARELLELQRKWEESYADGKPPEDFRKEMIRQPKRLKKTR, from the exons atGGACGAACAAGAACAAGAAGCAAAACCTACTGCTCCTCCTCCGCCTCAGCCATCAACGGTTGCTAGAGATGATGccgctgcaactccaccacctgaACGTGCAAAGTCAACATCAACTCCACTTCGATTTGATCCCAGCCGAA TGATTGGTATTATCAGAAGGAAGGCCATGATAAAAGACCTAGCTGCAGTATACCATGCTGAATGTTTAGCATACGCTCGAGAACTTCTGGAACTTCAAAGAAAGTGGGAAGAG TCATATGCAGATGGCAAACCTCCAGAAGACTTCCGGAAGGAGATGATACGACAGCCCAAACGTTTGAAGAAAACTCGTTGA
- the LOC113295382 gene encoding endoplasmic reticulum oxidoreductin-1-like, producing the protein MVKKREIGDKSEKKKSRWGWIFGAILVVLLATAVASSRSINKISLFNHQHNQACNCADSRKYTGIVEDCCCDYETVDSLNDEVLNPLLQELVTIPFFRYFKVKLWCDCPFWPDDGMCRLRDCSVCECEENEFPEIFKKPGRISSQDLVCQEGKPQATVDRTLDRKAFRGWVEIDNPWTSDDETDNAEMTYVNLQLNPERYTGYTGPSARRIWDAIYTENCPRYPSGEFCKEKKVLYKLISGLHSSISIHIAADYLLDEAANVWGQNFQLMYDRVLQYPDRVRNLYFTYLFVLRAVTKAADYLEQAEYITGNPTEDLKTKSLMKQLLYNPKLQAACPIPFDEAKLWQGQSGPELKQQIQKQFRNISALMDCVGCEKCRLWGKLQVLGLGTALKILFSVDGQDHVDQHLQLQRNEVIALGNLLNRLSESVKLVRQMGPSAEKIMEGQVFAHADHTSTWRRIWTSLSKLRWESDKQIM; encoded by the exons ATGGTGAAGAAAAGGGAAATTGGAGACAAgagtgagaagaagaagagtagaTGGGGATGGATATTTGGTGCGATTCTTGTTGTTTTACTTGCCACAGCAGTTGCGTCTTCCAGAAGTATTAATAAGATCTCACTTTTCAATCATCAACATAATCAAGCTTGTAATTGTGCG GATTCACGGAAATACACTGGCATTGTTGAGGACTGTTGTTGCGACTATGAGACCGTTGACAGTCTTAATGATGAAGTCTTGAACCCGTTACTGCAAGAGCTTGTGACAATTCCATTCTTCCGGTATTTCAAG GTTAAGCTGTGGTGTGATTGCCCATTCTGGCCTGATGATGGCATGTGCCGACTGAGGGATTGCAGTGTCTGCGAATGTGAAGAAAATGAGTTCCCAGAGATATTTAAGAAGCCGGGACGAATTTCATCTCAAGATTTGGTATGTCAAGAGGGAAAACCACAGGCTACTGTCGACCGCACTCTGGATCGCAAAGCTTTCAGAGGTTGGGTTGAAATAGACAATCCATGGACAAGTGATGATGAAACTGATAACG CTGAGATGACATATGTGAATCTTCAGCTCAATCCTGAACGTTATACTGGATACACTGGTCCATCAGCTAGAAGAATATGGGATGCTATTTATACAGAAAATTGTCCAAGAT ATCCATCTGGAGAGTTttgtaaagaaaaaaaagtgtTATACAAGTTGATATCTGGACTTCACTCCTCCATTTCAATTCACATAGCTGCTGATTATCTTCTAGATGAAGCTGCCAATGTG TGGGGCCAAAATTTCCAGTTGATGTATGATCGTGTTTTACAGTACCCAGATCGTGTCAGAAACTTGTATTTCACGTATCTTTTCGTCCTCCGAGCCGTGACTAAG GCAGCAGATTATTTGGAACAAGCAGAGTATATCACAGGGAACCCAACAGAGGACTTAAAAACAAAATCATTGATGAAGCAACTTCTTTACAATCCTAAACTACAAGCTGCATGCCCTATCCCATTCGACGAAGCCAAGTTATGGCAAGGCCAAAGTGGACCTGAGCTGAAGCAGCAGATACAGAAGCAGTTCAGAAATATCAG TGCATTGATGGATTGTGTGGGTTGTGAAAAGTGTCGACTTTGGGGTAAACTTCAGGTTCTTGGACTAGGAACTGCACTGAAAATCCTTTTCTCTGTTGATGGCCAGGATCATGTGGACCAGCAT CTGCAACTGCAACGAAATGAAGTGATTGCCTTGGGGAATCTTCTGAATAGACTCTCAGAATCTGTCAAATTGGTTCGTCAAATGGGACCGTCAGCTGAAAAGATCATGGAGGGACAGGTGTTTGCACATGCTGACCATACTAGCACATGGCGAAGAATATGGACTTCTTTATCTAAACTGCG ATGGGAAAGTGACAAACAGATAATGTGA